From Zalophus californianus isolate mZalCal1 chromosome 16, mZalCal1.pri.v2, whole genome shotgun sequence, one genomic window encodes:
- the PLD6 gene encoding LOW QUALITY PROTEIN: mitochondrial cardiolipin hydrolase (The sequence of the model RefSeq protein was modified relative to this genomic sequence to represent the inferred CDS: deleted 2 bases in 2 codons), with protein sequence MERLRWQVAAVATLGLALALEALPSVLHWLRAGRRQQRRRPPRREVLFFPSQVTCTEALLQAPGEGPSGPPAGCLCSLPHGESSLSRLLRALLAARASLELCLFAFSSPQLGRAVQLLHQRGVRVRVITDCDYMALNGSQIGLLRKAGIQVRHDQDLGYMHHKFAIVDRKVLITGSLNWTTQAMQNNRENVLIMEDEEYVRLFLEEFERIWEEFNPTKVHLFPTEEAESLKGARSSICGAGGRVVSSITTFGTRSRKQTQSYKERGSDGPGPRAPRQKPQKTAARPRFSLGAALKRTSLQHRAAVSGQLVSRRSPAGHAS encoded by the exons ATGGAGCGGTTACGGTGGCAGGTGGCGGCCGTGGCGACCTTGGGTCTCGCGCTGGCCCTGGAGGCGCTGCCCTCCGTGCTGCACTGGCTGCGGGCCGGGCGCCGGCAACAGCGGCGGAGGCCGCCGCGGCGCGAGGTGCTCTTCTTCCCGTCGCAGGTGACCTGCACCGAGGCCCTGCTGCAGGCCCCGGGTGAGGGGCCGTCGGGGCCCCCAGCGGGCTGCCTGTGCAGCCTCCCCCACGGCGAGAGCTCGCTCAGCCGCCTGCTGCGCGCCCTGTTGGCCGCCCGCGCCAGCCTCGAGCTCTGCCTCTTTGCCTTCTCCAGCCCGCAGCTGGGCCGTGCGGTGCAGCTACTGCACCAGCGCGGGGTGCGCGTA CGGGTCATCACCGACTGCGACTACATGGCTCTCAACGGCTCGCAGATCGGCCTGCTCCGAAAGGCAG GCATCCAGGTGCGGCACGACCAGGACCTCGGCTACATGCATCACAAGTTTGCCATCGTGGACAGGAAGGTGCTGATCACCGGCTCCCTCAACTGGACCACACAGGCCATG CAGAACAACAGAGAAAACGTTCTGATTATGGAGGATGAGGAGTACGTGAGGCTTTTTCTGGAAGAATTCGAGCGTATTTGGGAAGAGTTCAATCCTACGAAGGTACACCTTTTTCCCACAGAAGAAGCAGAGTCACTGAAGGGTGCTCGCTCTTCCATCTGCGGAGCGGGAGGGAGAGTGGTGTCCAGTATCACGACTTTTGGTACCCGGAGTCGTAAGCAGACCCAAAGCTACAAAGAGCGGGGCTCAGACGGGCCTGGGCCGCGTGCACCGCGACAGAAACCTCAGAAAACGGCCGCGCGCCCTCGGTTCTCGCTCGGCGCGGCACTAAAGCGAACTTCCCTGCAGCACCGAGCCGCTGTTTCGGGCCAGCTTGTTTCCCGCCGCAGCCCCGCCGGGCATGCAAGCTGA